One window from the genome of Leptospira broomii serovar Hurstbridge str. 5399 encodes:
- a CDS encoding GNAT family N-acetyltransferase: MGSGSVQNRLKTERKLEVRIAENQLEIERTLALRYDVFNLELGEGLPQSAATRKDRDEYDLFCDHLIVVDKNRDDMIVGTYRILRRSVAKTNLGFYSDNEFDITKIYELEREPAEIGRSCVHPEYRDGSVISLLWGGLAQYMKKNNIGYLFGCGSVHSTDAQTANDVYAFLKEKKALAGSTFDVTPLPGFEMPDFDSNYAPEDIKEVTKRIPALIKGYIRAGSLICGTPALDSVFKTTDFFILFDIKDIEARYSKHYLE; this comes from the coding sequence ATGGGATCAGGATCTGTCCAAAACAGGCTAAAAACAGAACGAAAACTCGAGGTTAGAATTGCCGAGAATCAGCTCGAAATCGAGAGAACATTGGCTCTGCGCTACGATGTTTTCAATCTTGAGTTAGGAGAGGGTTTACCTCAATCTGCGGCGACTCGTAAAGACCGCGATGAGTACGATCTTTTCTGCGATCACCTAATCGTAGTCGATAAGAATCGCGACGATATGATCGTGGGAACCTACAGAATTCTAAGAAGAAGCGTAGCAAAAACGAATCTAGGTTTTTACTCGGACAACGAATTCGATATTACTAAGATTTACGAACTTGAACGCGAACCGGCGGAAATCGGTCGTAGTTGCGTTCACCCGGAATATAGAGACGGTTCGGTAATTTCTCTTCTTTGGGGCGGATTAGCTCAGTACATGAAGAAAAATAATATCGGGTATTTATTCGGGTGTGGCTCAGTACACAGTACCGATGCGCAGACTGCTAACGACGTTTACGCTTTCCTTAAAGAGAAAAAAGCTCTTGCCGGTTCGACGTTCGACGTAACTCCTCTGCCAGGTTTTGAAATGCCGGATTTCGACTCGAATTATGCGCCGGAAGATATTAAGGAAGTAACGAAAAGAATTCCTGCCTTGATTAAGGGATACATTAGAGCGGGTTCGCTCATTTGTGGAACTCCCGCACTAGATAGCGTATTCAAAACGACGGATTTCTTTATTCTCTTTGATATCAAAGATATCGAAGCTAGATATAGCAAACATTACCTCGAATAA
- a CDS encoding PilZ domain-containing protein, translating into MEKRKHIRVVPFHNQPVQVQLMGNGFIDILIAQDLSQSGMAIRVPHHFDGCDINSAVELVVSLPGYKPFKAMGLIKHLAPAKEADGFFGVQFTQLDPKGKTFLGDFVKKLASQRRMAG; encoded by the coding sequence ATGGAGAAGAGAAAACATATACGTGTTGTGCCATTCCACAACCAACCGGTTCAAGTTCAATTGATGGGGAATGGATTTATAGATATCCTCATCGCTCAAGACTTGAGTCAAAGCGGAATGGCAATACGTGTTCCTCATCATTTTGACGGTTGCGATATTAATTCCGCCGTGGAATTAGTCGTTTCACTCCCAGGCTATAAGCCGTTCAAAGCCATGGGACTCATTAAGCATTTAGCTCCCGCTAAAGAAGCGGACGGTTTTTTCGGGGTTCAATTCACGCAGTTAGACCCCAAGGGGAAAACGTTTTTGGGCGATTTTGTAAAAAAATTGGCCTCTCAACGCAGAATGGCAGGTTAA
- a CDS encoding alpha/beta fold hydrolase produces MSEKLWKTHALAWKAAGIFFEWKRKKIFYRTGGTGENLLLLHGFPTSSWDWKDLWESLTSRYRVIALDYLGFGFSDKPKGGHYSVFQYADQAEDLLQDLKIDEVHLLAHDLGDTVAQELLARFREKLAGQRIGGPDLKSAFLLNGGIFPETHRPRTIQKLLNGPFGFFFSNLLNKSSFERNLSEIFGPETKPSKEELDGFWECVSNGGGRSVYHKLIRYIRERKLFRERWVGAILDSPVPFAFGDGLIDPVSGIQVVQRLKQFRPEAKIYEFPKIGHYPQTEAPEDVLKAYYNFRSQL; encoded by the coding sequence ATGTCGGAAAAATTATGGAAGACTCATGCGCTTGCGTGGAAAGCGGCGGGAATATTCTTCGAATGGAAACGGAAAAAAATCTTTTATAGAACCGGCGGAACCGGTGAGAATCTGCTTCTTTTACACGGATTCCCCACATCGTCTTGGGATTGGAAAGATCTATGGGAAAGTCTTACCTCTCGTTATCGCGTAATTGCCCTAGATTATCTCGGCTTCGGATTTTCGGATAAACCGAAAGGGGGCCATTATTCGGTGTTTCAATACGCCGACCAAGCGGAAGATTTACTTCAGGATCTGAAGATCGACGAGGTTCATCTTCTGGCCCACGATTTAGGGGATACGGTCGCCCAGGAATTATTGGCGCGATTTAGGGAAAAGTTGGCGGGACAAAGAATCGGAGGTCCCGATTTAAAATCCGCATTCTTACTCAACGGGGGAATATTTCCCGAAACACATCGACCTAGAACGATTCAAAAATTGTTGAATGGTCCGTTCGGATTTTTCTTTTCGAATTTACTGAATAAATCCTCCTTCGAGCGAAATCTGTCCGAAATTTTCGGTCCCGAAACGAAACCTAGTAAAGAAGAGCTAGACGGTTTTTGGGAATGCGTGAGTAACGGAGGAGGAAGGTCGGTTTATCATAAACTCATTCGATATATAAGAGAGCGAAAACTTTTCAGAGAAAGGTGGGTCGGTGCAATACTGGACTCTCCTGTGCCTTTTGCATTCGGCGACGGATTAATTGATCCTGTAAGCGGCATACAAGTCGTTCAAAGGTTAAAACAATTTAGACCCGAAGCAAAGATCTATGAATTTCCTAAGATAGGACATTATCCTCAAACCGAAGCACCCGAGGATGTGCTGAAAGCATATTATAACTTTCGATCGCAACTTTAG
- a CDS encoding aldo/keto reductase yields MLLRKIPSSGETIPAIGLGTWQTFDVPSDDRSLAPLNEVLQDFLREGGSVIDSSPMYGRAEETVGILSQRLSESERRKIFLATKVWTKGEVAGRTQIEASFRKMKSEKIDLFQIHNLLDTSTHLKTLRELKEKGKIRYIGLTHFTPSAFAEMERIAGKDKVEFLQIPYSILTREAENRLLPFAAQNGIAVLVNRPFEEGGLFRRTKGKVLPEYFKERGCDSFAQAFLKYIISHPAVTCVIPATAKLSHLQDNIRAGFGNLPESPERKRFLSNLLEALE; encoded by the coding sequence ATGCTCCTACGGAAAATTCCCAGCTCGGGGGAAACGATTCCGGCCATCGGATTAGGAACCTGGCAAACTTTCGATGTTCCCTCCGACGATCGTTCCTTAGCTCCTTTAAACGAAGTTCTACAGGATTTTTTGCGAGAGGGCGGAAGCGTAATCGATTCTTCCCCGATGTATGGAAGAGCGGAAGAAACGGTTGGAATTCTTTCTCAACGGTTAAGCGAATCCGAACGTCGAAAGATATTTCTTGCGACGAAAGTTTGGACGAAGGGTGAAGTTGCAGGTCGTACCCAAATAGAAGCTTCCTTTCGAAAAATGAAGTCCGAAAAAATCGATCTTTTCCAAATTCATAATCTTTTAGATACCTCTACTCATTTAAAAACTCTAAGAGAGTTGAAAGAAAAGGGAAAGATTCGTTATATCGGCCTAACCCATTTTACTCCTTCCGCATTTGCCGAAATGGAGCGGATCGCCGGCAAGGATAAAGTGGAATTTCTTCAAATTCCCTATTCGATTTTAACGCGAGAGGCGGAAAATCGTCTCTTACCCTTTGCGGCTCAAAATGGAATAGCGGTCCTCGTCAACCGACCCTTCGAAGAAGGTGGCCTCTTTCGAAGGACTAAGGGGAAAGTTCTTCCCGAATATTTTAAGGAGCGGGGATGCGATTCATTCGCTCAGGCTTTTTTAAAATACATTATCTCCCATCCTGCGGTCACTTGTGTGATTCCGGCGACAGCTAAACTTTCCCACCTGCAGGATAATATCCGGGCCGGATTCGGAAATTTACCCGAGAGCCCTGAAAGAAAGCGTTTCTTGTCCAATTTACTCGAAGCTCTGGAATAG
- a CDS encoding CapA family protein, with translation MIQLFMTFRKVFFFSSAFGLLLVCSATGGQVKTSSPNVLRMVAVGDIMSHQTQIDSAYDKSCDCWDFSGVFEEVAPMISEADLAVGNLETTLPGDPKQYTGYPQFGAPDSLAKAIRDAGFDVLSTANNHSCDKGKEGVVRTVTVLEELGLKHLGTYRTKEEYEKNRILKVQVGDFDLVFLDYTYGTNGLEVPAGTVVNLIDKTRISEDIALAKKSKPDGIVVMYHFGTEYLREPDSFQKETVDFTLEAGADIVLGGHPHSLQRFGKKTIKDRFGIEKERFFVYSLGNFISGQDRRYVDGGIVLNFSLSKETGKLSITDIFYEPVWVYIDRTGSKGSKFRLLPVRKYLKNDQPRKLPEAAFQRMLQFYKDTIEVLGKPGPK, from the coding sequence ATGATTCAGCTATTTATGACGTTCCGAAAAGTTTTCTTTTTCTCTTCCGCTTTCGGGTTACTGTTAGTCTGCTCCGCGACAGGCGGTCAAGTTAAGACTTCTTCTCCAAACGTTTTAAGAATGGTCGCCGTGGGAGATATCATGTCGCACCAGACGCAAATCGATTCGGCCTATGATAAATCCTGCGATTGCTGGGACTTTAGCGGAGTTTTCGAGGAGGTCGCTCCTATGATTTCCGAGGCTGACTTGGCCGTGGGGAATCTAGAAACTACCTTGCCGGGAGATCCGAAACAATATACAGGCTATCCTCAATTCGGCGCTCCCGATTCCCTTGCAAAAGCGATTCGAGACGCGGGGTTCGATGTCCTTTCGACAGCCAATAATCATTCTTGTGATAAAGGAAAAGAAGGCGTAGTTCGAACAGTTACCGTTTTAGAGGAGTTGGGTTTAAAACATTTAGGAACGTATAGAACTAAGGAAGAATATGAGAAGAATCGAATTCTTAAGGTGCAGGTCGGCGACTTTGATTTAGTATTCTTAGATTATACTTACGGAACGAACGGTCTCGAAGTTCCTGCCGGAACCGTCGTGAATCTGATCGACAAAACCAGAATTTCGGAAGACATCGCCCTAGCAAAAAAAAGTAAGCCGGATGGAATCGTCGTGATGTATCATTTCGGTACCGAGTATTTGCGGGAACCGGACTCGTTTCAAAAAGAGACTGTGGATTTTACTTTAGAAGCGGGCGCCGATATCGTACTAGGCGGTCATCCCCATAGTTTGCAAAGATTCGGAAAAAAAACGATTAAGGATCGTTTTGGAATCGAAAAGGAGCGATTTTTCGTCTACTCCTTGGGAAATTTTATTTCCGGGCAGGATCGCCGATACGTAGACGGCGGAATCGTTTTGAATTTCTCCCTTTCAAAAGAGACCGGAAAACTTTCGATCACCGATATTTTCTACGAACCTGTTTGGGTATATATAGACCGGACCGGATCTAAAGGGAGTAAGTTCAGGTTACTCCCCGTTCGAAAATACCTAAAAAACGACCAACCTAGAAAACTTCCCGAAGCGGCCTTCCAAAGGATGTTACAATTTTATAAAGATACTATAGAAGTATTAGGGAAGCCCGGTCCAAAATAA
- a CDS encoding LIC_10091 family lipoprotein yields MAFRKKTAENLHASFSSRVCKTIFLIYLSFSVTACGTLAVTELKHSSSHLNRDVLTLNETDPLPADRNLHADHYPASNERRLDLFRSSVEGLGGGYIGVGTDQNLTLVAWAKSEYAFLADFDPVTVAINRIHLYFFEISPTYAEFETLWDTKNKKETLAVLEKRFSSDPEFKVISKAYEIALKKGGVPQRLGDLKKISKTFDFKSFHNDPNDYNYLRNMVLEGRILAVDGNLLGTKTFRAVGEKAAKLHIPIRILYTSNAEEYFRYPDDMRKNFLGLPTDEKSILIRTLTKGAKVFGFPDGEMFPKDYPFHYNIQSMDNFKIWLNKPGALSTTAILSKRKQIVKGLSVIEGTPTDESKKTAQK; encoded by the coding sequence ATGGCATTCAGAAAAAAAACCGCAGAGAATTTACACGCGAGTTTTTCCTCAAGAGTCTGTAAAACAATCTTTCTCATATATCTATCGTTTTCCGTGACGGCCTGCGGTACGCTTGCCGTCACAGAGCTTAAACATTCTTCCAGCCATCTAAATCGAGACGTTTTGACTTTGAATGAAACCGATCCGTTGCCGGCCGATCGGAATCTTCATGCCGACCATTATCCTGCCTCGAACGAAAGAAGATTGGATTTATTTCGTTCGAGTGTGGAAGGGTTAGGAGGCGGCTATATCGGGGTGGGAACGGACCAAAATCTGACTTTAGTCGCCTGGGCAAAAAGCGAGTATGCGTTTCTTGCCGATTTTGATCCGGTAACAGTAGCAATTAACCGAATTCATTTGTATTTTTTTGAAATTTCTCCCACGTATGCAGAATTTGAAACGTTATGGGATACAAAGAATAAAAAGGAAACTCTCGCAGTTTTGGAAAAGAGATTCTCTTCGGACCCCGAATTCAAAGTGATCAGCAAAGCTTATGAAATTGCGCTTAAGAAAGGAGGCGTTCCGCAACGCCTAGGCGATCTAAAAAAAATATCCAAAACATTCGATTTTAAATCCTTTCATAATGACCCTAACGATTACAACTATCTGAGAAATATGGTTCTGGAAGGGCGCATTCTCGCGGTTGACGGAAATTTGTTAGGCACAAAAACATTTCGGGCCGTAGGGGAAAAAGCAGCTAAGCTTCATATACCGATCCGAATTCTCTATACTTCGAACGCGGAGGAATATTTCCGTTATCCCGACGATATGAGAAAGAATTTCCTAGGCCTACCCACCGACGAAAAAAGTATCCTGATTCGTACTTTAACCAAGGGAGCTAAGGTTTTTGGATTCCCGGACGGGGAAATGTTTCCGAAGGATTATCCGTTTCATTACAATATTCAATCGATGGATAATTTTAAGATTTGGTTAAATAAGCCGGGCGCTCTATCCACTACCGCAATCTTATCCAAAAGAAAGCAGATCGTAAAAGGACTTTCCGTTATCGAAGGAACTCCGACGGACGAGTCCAAGAAGACCGCGCAAAAATAA
- a CDS encoding acyl-CoA dehydrogenase family protein: MKGTLEKNFDLFNPTENHHSLRENVAAFAKQSLDEQAKEHDDGELFNAPLFRRLGTELGIFGVTVPEEDGGMGLDPVASVIIHEEFSAYDPGFTLSYLAHEVLFVNNFYYSSSPLQKQKYLAKVLSGEWIGGMGMTEPGAGTDVLGMSTIAVRRGDRYILNGTKQYITNGNVGQVFLIYAKTSKDARRTTAFIVESSFPGFSVGKKEEKMGMRSSPTTQLIFDNTEVPAENLIGAEDGALVHMMRNLEIERVTLAAQSLGIAKRCVEVMCDYTIRHREAFGKKLIEFGQIQRLVAESYADYQAARALVYDVAAKIHPENRNSLGAASAKLVATQMAERVSRNAIQVLGGYGYCREYPVERLHRDAILLSIGGGTNEAMQKNIAADLRAIYSTSR, from the coding sequence ATGAAAGGTACTTTAGAGAAGAATTTTGATCTATTTAATCCCACGGAGAATCATCACTCCTTAAGGGAAAACGTTGCGGCATTCGCTAAACAAAGTTTGGACGAACAGGCAAAGGAGCATGATGACGGTGAACTATTTAACGCCCCCCTTTTCCGCAGACTTGGTACTGAACTCGGAATTTTTGGCGTAACTGTTCCGGAGGAAGACGGCGGTATGGGCTTGGATCCGGTAGCAAGCGTCATCATTCACGAGGAATTTTCCGCGTACGATCCCGGATTTACCCTTTCCTACTTGGCTCACGAGGTGCTGTTCGTAAATAATTTCTACTATAGCTCTAGTCCCCTGCAAAAACAAAAATACCTAGCGAAAGTATTATCCGGCGAATGGATCGGCGGAATGGGCATGACCGAACCTGGGGCCGGAACCGACGTACTAGGAATGAGTACGATAGCAGTTCGGCGCGGGGACAGATATATTCTGAACGGCACAAAGCAATACATCACGAACGGAAATGTGGGCCAAGTGTTTCTCATATATGCGAAAACGAGCAAGGACGCACGACGAACGACTGCCTTCATCGTGGAAAGCTCCTTCCCGGGATTTAGCGTGGGAAAAAAAGAGGAAAAGATGGGGATGCGATCTTCCCCCACGACTCAATTGATTTTTGATAATACGGAAGTTCCCGCCGAAAATTTAATCGGTGCGGAAGACGGCGCTCTGGTTCACATGATGAGAAACCTCGAAATCGAGCGAGTCACTTTGGCTGCGCAATCGTTGGGAATCGCAAAACGTTGCGTCGAGGTCATGTGCGATTACACGATTCGCCATAGAGAAGCGTTCGGTAAAAAGCTCATCGAGTTTGGACAAATCCAAAGACTCGTAGCGGAGTCATACGCTGATTATCAAGCCGCCCGCGCATTAGTCTATGACGTTGCGGCAAAAATTCATCCCGAAAACCGCAATTCACTTGGAGCCGCATCCGCAAAACTAGTCGCTACGCAAATGGCGGAGAGAGTTTCAAGAAATGCGATCCAAGTTTTGGGCGGTTACGGTTATTGTAGGGAATATCCGGTGGAAAGATTGCATAGGGACGCGATTTTGCTTTCTATCGGCGGAGGGACCAACGAAGCTATGCAGAAAAATATCGCAGCAGATTTGCGGGCAATATACAGTACATCTCGTTGA
- a CDS encoding LIC10362 family protein, which yields MTYSVVLTGICILSFFLGSRNKGLNEYSLNGLREALLKSIASPFSVESIYWFLFLGTFLLLPYFWGLTFLLKSDMNVLVIIGGLVWDYYWSRTLILFR from the coding sequence ATGACATATTCTGTCGTATTAACCGGTATTTGTATTCTCTCTTTCTTCTTAGGATCCAGAAATAAAGGATTGAACGAGTATTCTTTAAACGGATTAAGAGAAGCTTTATTAAAATCCATCGCTTCTCCATTTTCTGTGGAGTCGATTTACTGGTTCTTATTCTTAGGTACTTTCTTACTTCTTCCTTATTTTTGGGGGTTAACGTTTCTACTTAAATCCGACATGAATGTTCTGGTGATCATTGGAGGATTAGTTTGGGATTATTATTGGAGTAGAACGCTCATTCTGTTTCGATGA
- a CDS encoding electron transfer flavoprotein subunit beta/FixA family protein, with amino-acid sequence MKIIVLVKQVPDTETNIKVGDKSINEAGIKWIISPYDEFAIEEGLRLREKNGGEVIAVSLGPDRVQESLRQAYAMGADRAVQIKVDNYVPFDTVLTAELIANFAKSENADIIIGGRQSIDSDSSQVVVQVAEALGIPHIAFAVSLEINGTNVKSTKEVEGGTQIVETTLPVAITAQKGLNEPRYPNLKGLMAAKKKPIESKSPADLGNPTSKIEIVGLEPPPPRIPGRKLEAADAKGFAEQLVKALREEAKVI; translated from the coding sequence ATGAAGATCATCGTTTTAGTGAAGCAGGTGCCTGACACCGAAACGAATATCAAAGTCGGGGACAAATCCATCAACGAAGCCGGAATTAAATGGATTATCTCTCCCTACGATGAATTCGCCATCGAGGAAGGTCTCAGATTGCGCGAGAAAAACGGAGGGGAAGTCATCGCAGTTTCCCTCGGTCCCGATCGCGTTCAAGAGTCCCTCCGCCAAGCCTATGCAATGGGAGCAGACCGCGCGGTACAGATCAAAGTGGACAACTACGTTCCTTTCGATACCGTTTTGACAGCGGAATTAATTGCTAACTTTGCAAAATCGGAAAACGCCGATATAATTATCGGAGGACGCCAATCGATCGACTCGGACAGCTCTCAAGTTGTCGTTCAAGTCGCCGAAGCATTGGGAATTCCTCATATAGCCTTTGCCGTAAGCTTGGAAATTAACGGAACAAACGTTAAATCAACCAAAGAAGTGGAAGGCGGAACGCAAATCGTCGAAACTACTCTTCCCGTTGCAATCACCGCTCAAAAAGGGCTTAACGAACCTCGTTATCCGAACTTGAAAGGTTTAATGGCTGCTAAAAAGAAGCCGATTGAAAGTAAATCTCCCGCCGATCTGGGTAATCCAACGAGCAAGATTGAAATCGTCGGTCTGGAACCCCCTCCTCCTCGTATTCCTGGTCGCAAGTTGGAAGCAGCGGACGCTAAGGGATTTGCAGAGCAGCTTGTAAAAGCTCTTCGCGAAGAAGCTAAGGTTATCTAA
- a CDS encoding electron transfer flavoprotein subunit alpha/FixB family protein, which yields MSNVLIVGELKDGELKKISREITSAGRKIADALGGKVTAVLLGSGVDKFAGELAAVGADSIITVNAGEYNAETWANLVAGVIKDKNPSVVLLPHTSQGKDYSPRVAVKVGAGIIADVVGLSVDGGKVVAKKPIYSGKAYGNFKVTSPVAMFTVRPNSQEVGQKAGAGAVEAASPSAGDAKVKIVSSDLSGGNKVQLAEASIIVSGGRGIKGPENWPILQGLADVLGAALGASRAAVDAGWIPHSHQVGQTGKTVSPNCYIACGISGAIQHLAGMGSSKYIVAINKDGDAPIFKVATYGVVGDLFEVVPALTDEFKKVLG from the coding sequence GTGAGTAACGTATTAATCGTAGGCGAACTCAAAGACGGAGAACTCAAAAAGATCTCCAGAGAAATTACTTCTGCCGGTCGCAAGATCGCGGATGCCCTAGGCGGAAAAGTAACCGCAGTCCTACTCGGATCCGGAGTGGATAAATTTGCCGGTGAATTAGCCGCAGTCGGTGCGGATTCGATCATAACCGTAAATGCAGGCGAGTATAACGCTGAAACTTGGGCCAACCTGGTTGCAGGTGTGATCAAAGACAAGAACCCATCCGTGGTTCTATTACCCCATACTTCGCAAGGAAAAGACTATTCCCCACGCGTAGCAGTAAAAGTCGGAGCAGGAATCATTGCCGACGTAGTAGGGCTTTCCGTTGACGGAGGAAAAGTCGTAGCGAAGAAACCGATTTATTCCGGTAAGGCATACGGAAACTTTAAAGTTACCAGCCCTGTCGCAATGTTCACAGTTCGTCCTAACTCTCAAGAAGTCGGACAAAAAGCCGGTGCGGGAGCGGTCGAAGCGGCATCACCTTCGGCAGGAGACGCAAAAGTGAAGATTGTTTCTTCCGATTTAAGCGGAGGAAACAAGGTTCAGTTAGCGGAAGCTTCCATCATCGTATCCGGTGGGCGTGGTATTAAAGGCCCGGAAAACTGGCCGATTCTTCAAGGATTGGCGGACGTTTTAGGAGCGGCTCTAGGAGCTTCCCGCGCGGCTGTTGATGCAGGATGGATTCCTCATAGCCATCAAGTCGGACAGACTGGAAAGACTGTCTCTCCGAATTGTTACATTGCATGCGGGATTTCAGGTGCAATTCAACACTTGGCCGGTATGGGCTCTTCTAAGTACATCGTCGCCATCAATAAGGACGGAGATGCACCGATCTTTAAAGTGGCTACCTACGGAGTCGTAGGCGACCTCTTCGAAGTCGTTCCTGCTCTTACCGACGAGTTCAAAAAAGTACTTGGATAA
- a CDS encoding LolA family protein — MVSSKGFISFLSAAAILVCGTSILPDPGRDRLNALIGKMNEISSFRASITINNELSGTLSYKKPNQLHVKFSDGRVIAANGRFLWFYSPSRGIVGKQDLKGMSGGIGGLLSGYEEVTPVGGSLRLKSPNRTYEEIVVTLGPDNTPRSLRMKHKGSGEYTSIAFSGVQTNVGLSASLFNFGAPSNAQIVENPLNERE, encoded by the coding sequence ATGGTTTCATCCAAGGGGTTTATATCCTTTTTAAGTGCCGCGGCCATCTTGGTTTGCGGCACTTCTATTTTACCTGATCCGGGTCGGGACCGCCTAAACGCGCTTATTGGAAAAATGAATGAAATTTCCAGTTTCAGGGCTAGCATAACCATCAATAACGAACTTTCCGGAACACTTTCGTACAAAAAACCGAATCAATTACACGTCAAATTCTCTGACGGGAGAGTGATAGCTGCCAATGGCCGCTTTCTCTGGTTTTACTCCCCTTCGAGAGGAATTGTGGGCAAGCAGGATTTAAAAGGAATGAGTGGAGGAATCGGAGGACTACTATCCGGCTATGAGGAAGTCACTCCGGTCGGCGGATCTCTTCGCCTAAAATCTCCCAATAGAACGTACGAAGAAATCGTCGTAACTTTGGGACCGGACAATACCCCTAGATCCTTAAGAATGAAGCATAAGGGTTCCGGAGAATATACTTCCATCGCCTTTTCAGGAGTTCAAACGAACGTAGGATTATCGGCTTCACTCTTTAATTTCGGAGCACCTTCAAACGCACAAATCGTGGAGAACCCGCTCAACGAGAGGGAATAG
- the trpS gene encoding tryptophan--tRNA ligase, with product MRILTGVQPSGKLHLGNYFSVIRKLVEYQNSSDLYCFVADLHALTTFSSAKNHTENTYDAVCDFLALGINPDKCTFWIQSSVPEVTELAWYLGMSITVPQLQLAHSFKDKVAKGITPSGGLFFYPVLMAADILAFNSDRVPVGKDQKQHLELTRDIAERFNAQYGQTFKLPEPEIDESTAIVPGTDGAKMSKSYGNTINFFDDEKKIKKAVMGIVTDSAGIDDPKDYNKNVIYLIHSLFLDDANKARLKEKFATPGTGYGDLKKALLEQVLDYFAPYRKEREKIAGDRTYVRDIMKKGADKARNAAIPILDTVRNKMGIGIGTGSKSS from the coding sequence ATGAGGATATTAACCGGAGTTCAACCGTCCGGAAAATTACATTTAGGTAATTATTTCTCCGTCATACGGAAGTTAGTCGAATATCAAAATTCTTCCGATTTATACTGCTTTGTAGCGGATCTGCATGCGTTAACTACATTCTCTTCCGCAAAAAATCATACTGAAAATACGTACGATGCCGTGTGCGATTTTCTGGCTCTTGGAATCAATCCCGACAAATGCACTTTTTGGATTCAATCTTCCGTTCCCGAAGTCACCGAATTAGCCTGGTATCTGGGAATGTCTATCACTGTACCTCAACTTCAGTTAGCTCATTCTTTCAAAGACAAAGTGGCAAAAGGAATTACGCCTAGCGGGGGCTTGTTTTTCTATCCTGTTCTTATGGCGGCCGATATCCTCGCCTTCAACAGTGACAGAGTTCCGGTAGGAAAGGACCAAAAACAGCATTTAGAGCTGACTAGAGATATTGCGGAACGCTTCAATGCACAGTACGGGCAAACCTTTAAATTGCCCGAACCGGAAATCGACGAATCCACTGCGATCGTACCGGGAACGGACGGAGCAAAAATGTCCAAGTCTTACGGAAATACGATCAATTTCTTCGACGATGAAAAGAAAATCAAAAAAGCGGTAATGGGAATCGTAACGGATTCTGCCGGAATCGACGACCCGAAAGATTATAATAAAAATGTAATATATTTGATTCATTCCCTTTTCTTGGACGATGCAAATAAAGCGCGACTAAAGGAAAAATTCGCCACTCCCGGCACCGGCTACGGCGATTTGAAAAAAGCTCTTTTGGAACAGGTCCTGGATTACTTTGCTCCTTATAGAAAAGAAAGGGAAAAAATAGCGGGCGACCGAACCTACGTTAGGGATATAATGAAAAAGGGCGCCGATAAAGCCCGCAACGCCGCGATTCCAATTCTTGATACGGTGAGAAACAAGATGGGAATAGGAATCGGTACCGGAAGTAAATCCTCATAA